Proteins from a single region of Elusimicrobiota bacterium:
- a CDS encoding secondary thiamine-phosphate synthase enzyme YjbQ, whose translation MKELSVRTTKRAEFVDITAEVRGCLRECKAKSGLMVVFVPHTTAGVTINENADPDVVSDMTGFMSSLVAPSEDFRHGEGNSDAHIKSSLFSPSLTLIVEDGELKLGTWQGVFFAEFDGPRSRKVWLKFIAG comes from the coding sequence ATGAAGGAGCTATCCGTCCGAACGACGAAGCGCGCGGAGTTCGTGGACATCACCGCCGAGGTCCGCGGCTGCCTGCGGGAATGCAAGGCGAAGTCGGGCCTCATGGTCGTCTTCGTCCCGCACACGACGGCCGGCGTCACGATAAACGAGAACGCGGACCCCGACGTCGTCTCCGACATGACGGGCTTCATGTCCTCGCTCGTTGCTCCCAGCGAGGACTTCCGCCACGGGGAAGGGAACTCCGATGCCCACATCAAGTCGTCTCTGTTCTCCCCCTCCCTCACCCTCATCGTGGAGGACGGAGAACTCAAGCTCGGCACCTGGCAGGGAGTGTTCTTCGCCGAGTTCGACGGCCCCCGCAGCCGCAAGGTCTGGCTGAAGTTCATCGCCGGCTGA
- a CDS encoding Crp/Fnr family transcriptional regulator has product MGFSKRDAPNCELCPFRKTCLYDLIDKASRKEWKEMRIANRFRPGETIFYEGEKPTGVYVVCTGKVKIYKASRTGQQLLLRFEHPGDLLGHISMFAGWPYADNAESVTESVVSMVDEETVRRFLDHHPQAAIAILHEMAKDVRRGEARARDIAFKPARSRLAGTLVRHIPIPPPKNPVVSALKRKDIAEMSGLTIETTVRLLKDFETKGYIRRDGKDIAVIDLEKLRSLAGQDS; this is encoded by the coding sequence ATGGGATTTTCCAAACGGGACGCCCCCAACTGCGAACTCTGTCCTTTCCGCAAGACCTGCCTCTACGACCTCATCGATAAGGCCTCGCGCAAGGAGTGGAAGGAGATGCGCATCGCCAACCGCTTCCGCCCCGGCGAGACCATCTTCTACGAGGGGGAGAAGCCGACGGGCGTCTACGTGGTCTGCACCGGCAAGGTGAAGATCTACAAAGCCAGCCGCACCGGCCAGCAGCTCCTGCTCCGCTTCGAGCACCCCGGGGACCTGCTGGGCCACATCTCGATGTTCGCCGGCTGGCCCTACGCCGACAACGCCGAGTCCGTGACCGAGTCGGTGGTCTCGATGGTCGACGAGGAGACGGTCCGCCGCTTCCTCGACCACCACCCGCAGGCGGCCATCGCCATCCTCCACGAGATGGCCAAGGACGTGCGCCGCGGAGAGGCCCGCGCCCGCGACATCGCCTTCAAACCCGCCCGCTCCCGCCTCGCGGGGACGCTCGTGCGGCACATCCCCATCCCTCCGCCGAAGAACCCCGTGGTCTCCGCGCTCAAGCGCAAGGACATCGCCGAGATGTCCGGACTCACCATCGAGACCACCGTCCGCCTGCTCAAGGACTTCGAGACCAAGGGCTACATCCGCCGCGACGGCAAGGACATCGCCGTCATCGACCTCGAGAAGCTCCGCAGCCTCGCCGGCCAGGACTCCTAG
- a CDS encoding tetratricopeptide repeat protein has product MKNRILAILTILSVLASATPALAARSHRSRPAVRDSSESRRLVTEGVAALRAQRFTQAVSLFENATRADSSSAEAFYRLGGAYYQRAFQRGTPEKADRDDAQAAVDAYQTAIALDSSLESVSSPYLLHHGMGLCLQALGRTEEALDAYKKATAAAPGNPMPNLYAAALRYSMRDFDRSQANLELSARRALKLKAYPALAKLVRGNEIFSAMMSAPQNRTVLDLYDQVQAGVISEDEAHGRLSGTVEYRDALRDVPTSADRPAALDAPRVDPRVQDALDRANGQYGAQRFREAVDSYQEALDADARKGTLDAVQRSVVYEKIGSAYRQLGLAGEAIRVLENAVAELPQNSAAYYQLSLCYAISGRLALSLSALNRSLENAASVAELRQTMLLARTDNELEPIRDLPKFREILKTHTGKLSAKR; this is encoded by the coding sequence ATGAAGAACCGCATCCTCGCCATCCTGACCATCCTGAGCGTCCTCGCCTCCGCGACCCCGGCCCTCGCCGCCCGGTCGCACCGCTCGCGCCCCGCCGTGCGCGACTCGAGCGAGAGCCGCCGCCTCGTCACCGAAGGCGTCGCCGCCCTCCGCGCTCAGCGCTTCACCCAGGCCGTCTCCCTCTTCGAGAACGCCACCCGCGCCGACTCCTCCTCGGCCGAGGCGTTCTACCGGCTCGGCGGCGCCTACTACCAGCGGGCCTTCCAGCGCGGGACGCCCGAGAAGGCCGACCGGGACGACGCCCAGGCGGCCGTGGACGCCTACCAGACCGCCATCGCCCTCGATTCCTCCCTGGAGAGCGTCTCCTCTCCCTACCTCCTCCATCACGGGATGGGGCTCTGCCTCCAGGCCCTGGGCCGCACGGAGGAGGCGCTCGACGCCTACAAAAAGGCGACGGCCGCCGCCCCCGGCAACCCGATGCCGAACCTCTACGCCGCCGCGCTGCGCTACAGCATGCGCGACTTCGACAGATCCCAGGCCAACCTCGAGCTCAGCGCCCGGCGGGCCCTCAAGCTCAAAGCCTACCCCGCGCTCGCGAAGCTCGTGCGCGGCAACGAGATCTTCTCCGCGATGATGTCCGCCCCGCAGAACCGCACCGTGCTCGACCTCTACGACCAGGTCCAGGCCGGGGTCATCAGCGAGGACGAGGCCCACGGGCGCCTGTCCGGGACCGTGGAGTACCGCGACGCCCTGCGCGACGTCCCGACCTCGGCGGACCGCCCCGCCGCGCTCGACGCTCCCCGCGTCGATCCGCGCGTGCAGGACGCGCTCGACCGCGCCAACGGACAGTACGGGGCCCAGCGCTTCCGCGAAGCCGTCGACTCCTACCAGGAGGCCCTCGACGCCGACGCCCGCAAGGGCACGCTCGACGCCGTGCAGCGCTCCGTGGTCTACGAAAAGATCGGCTCCGCCTACCGCCAGCTCGGCCTCGCGGGAGAAGCGATCCGGGTGCTCGAGAACGCGGTCGCCGAGCTGCCCCAGAACTCCGCGGCCTACTACCAGCTCTCGCTCTGCTACGCGATCTCCGGCCGCCTCGCGCTCTCCCTCTCGGCGCTCAACCGCTCGCTGGAGAACGCGGCCAGCGTCGCCGAGCTCCGACAGACCATGCTCCTCGCCCGCACCGACAACGAGCTCGAGCCCATCCGGGACCTCCCCAAGTTCCGGGAGATCCTGAAGACCCACACCGGGAAGCTCTCCGCCAAGCGCTGA